In Besnoitia besnoiti strain Bb-Ger1 chromosome I, whole genome shotgun sequence, the genomic window ctcccgagagaggcgacgcggaagacgacgcggacgaagcctccgcaggcgcgttGCCAGCggacggagagggagaagcagagagagagagagacggagacggAGATGGAGAGGCGGCCGAGGTCGAcgacgcgaccgccgcgcctgccgaagccgcgagcTCAGATGAAGGCGCTGAGGCGTCAGCCAGGGACGAAGAGTCCGCCTGGCCTGAGACATGCAGTTTTGGAGTCTCCACAACCGGCTGGGAGGTCGCATTGGCActgccttcgcgtctcccttcctcctcttcgagcTGGAGATCTtgctcctcttctctgcccTCTTCGcactgcggaggcgaaaacgcagaggcgagcaaCGACGCGGACATTGCCAGCGAGGCCTCCTcgaaggcagcaggcgcctccctccctctctctccgtgctcgccttcgctgccctcgctcccgcgatctcctcctctcttcgctccaTCTGCCAAGTCgcccgcctcttccgccgcgagccgcgagtctcgcgcctctgctgcagccctcagaggagagagggtagaggagaaagaggaaggcgacttGCCGCAGAAGTCTGAGGCTCCTCGTCcatgcgcgtcgcccgaAGAACGAGGCGAGGTGACCAGCAGCAGACTGCCGCGTCCTGTGGAGGGGctgaggcgcgacggaggaaCGCTCaccgagcgcgaggaagacgaagaggtgcaaagcgacgcgctggagagcgctgcaggcggacgCGAAAAAGGAGACGTCGAGCGGCTGCCCAAACCGCCCGGACTGGGCTCTGAGGCCTGTGGcttctcgtcgccttcctgcaCCTTCAGGTCCTCaacctcctcgccgtctttctTCCATTCCTGTTCCTCCTGCCATTCTGTCTTTCCTGCTTGTTCCTCCCTGCGTgactctgcctcttcgtcctcctgcgcgcgaTGCGCTCgagcgtgtctctctccttcaCTTCCCTCTCCGGTTGCTCCGTCCCTCACGggtctcgccggcgcgtcagCTCGCTTCTCAGCCTCGaactcgcgcatgcgctcgccTGGGTGCCAGTCTTCCGCTGACTTCTCGCTCCCGTCTCGGCAGAGCTCGCCTCCCAGCGCAGGCTcaggcgcgagaaggcctcCGCATAGaccctgcgcctcgccgctggcgggcgaggcgcgcccgcagtcgGTGCCCCCCGGGGCGTCTcccgaggcagcggccgcccgcTGATCGGCAGCGAAGAAGTCacccgcggcgaaggcagcttcctcgccgtcgcgacGCGACACACAGACCGAGGAGTGACCtgaggacgacgccgcggaggacggaaACAAAGAGGGCGTCCTGGGCTGCACACGCCCCTCGCTGTTGCAAGGCGAAAACCCCTTGTTGAAATCGGCAACCGCAGCCGTCTCGCAGGAAGACGCGTGCGTCCACGGAGAGAAGGCGTCGTCCTTCAAGGGGCTTCCGTTGGGCTCGCgccctgtctctccctcgggCGCCCAAGGCGCGCCTCTGGGGCGCCAGGGGTCCACGGGCTCTGAGTGCGGTCGGAGGGGCTCCGGAGCCGCAGCCTGTCGCCCGGCGCGCACGtctgcgcgcagcgaggcgggagGTGAGCGGGAGACaaacgcgccggcggcgttcTGCGGTGTCCCGCTCGCAGCATCGGACGCCGGCAAAGGATTGACGTCGTCCTCGAACGCCGCCCAaaccgacgccggcgaggcgagcgcatTCTTCtttgcgctgcaggcgaagagggcTCCGCCGGGCTTTGCGAGCGACCCTGCGGAGGGAGAAAATGTAGAAGGATGCAACGCGTCCAGCGAGGCTTGGGAGACGGGAGGCAGGTCAGAGGCCGCACCCGAAGAGGCCTTCTGACCTGCAGGTGAGAGGAACTGCGGGGTCTCCGTGAAAAgatcgtctctctcttctctgtgaTGCGCCGCCGGGAGAGACCTCgagctggcgccgccgagatGGAGAGTCGCTAAGCGCCCCTCCATCTTCTTGACTTCTCCtggctctcctcctcgcgttcGGCTGCGCGATTCTCTCTCAAGCTGCCTATAAATCAGTTCCCCGGGGTTCTCACGGGCTCAATCTGCATTTCCATGGTCCCCCCACTCGACGTCTTCCGATCCGCCTttcgctgcgtgcgctgACGCAGCCCTCCAGCGAAAACTCGAATCGAGTGCGACTGAGCTGCGACGCAGCAAAgccgagaagacagagaacaAGAAAACGAACTGAGGGATCCCTCCGGCGACCCCCGGCTGGGAGACGAGTCAATCCAAAAACtaacgcgccggcggcgcgacgacgatgacgcaggccgacgctgccgcagagacgaagacagACGGGAGCCAagcaagagagaggcgacaaATTGACAGATacaaagagaagaagactaGACTCAAGAGAGACGTTCGTTCTTCAAGGAGGACGCCACCACTGGAAGAGCAAGCtaggcgacggcgacaggaGAGATCTCCCTCGGGCAcggaagagaaaaggagcCTTGGATGGAGTTTCCTCCGCTGCCAAAACAGAGAAGTCACCTGAGCGAGCCAGCGTTACTGGAAAGCTGTGTTTCTTCCCTTCtctttcgtcgtcttcggagCATGCGCGAGTAagacgagaaagaaagaaatGCAGCCGTGGAGGGCGCCGAAAGAGCAGGTAGCAGACAAATGCGCGACCGGGACAAAAAATGTGCGCACGTGAGGGCAGAACGCTCACACTCGGTTGGAAACAGCAAACCGTACGCAAAAGGCTGAGCTGGCTCGCCgaaaaaagggagaaaagCAAACAGCGCATCACACAAAGAAAAGACAAGCGCAGGAAGCCGCTGATGACGGCTGGAAAAGCCTAGTCCGCGGGCACGGCAGGGAGCGTTCAGGCAGCGAAGATTCGACGCCTAAACAAGCAGACGCTTAGtcgagagagcgaagcggcgaTAGAGAATGAAGAATCGCTTCTCTCGTTGCCAGGTGAAATACGAAGGTTCTTTTCTAGAAAATACTTGGGACGAACATGCGTCAGCCAAGCGCGGCGTCAGCGCAGCCAACGGCTGTGTAGCTGCGCCCCGGCTAGGGCTCGCACTGACATGCGCCTTCCCGACCTTTTCGTTGTTCTGCATGCAAGTATAGGAAAAACCCGAAGCCTCATTGAGCCTCCTTCCCCCTGGTTCCTAAACTGCCCCCACGTACGCGAAAACTCAAACAGAAAACATTTAATACGAATAAGTATGCGTAGGTGTAGTTTCGTAGTTGTGCTGGCGCACGAGACCGCAGTGTGCATCTGTGAGTTTGCCAGCAGGCGCGATTTGACAGGAAGTGACGAGATGGGGCAGCTGTAGGCGGCGGCACTTCGCAGACGAGGCCTCGCCAGAGAGCCTGCTTCCTCCGGCTTCAGAGGCTGTCAAAGTCTCTTGATATGCTTCCTGCAGGGAGCAGCTCCCCCGGACTCGCGTGTGTCTGATGCACCGCGATGTGCGCGAAAAAATCCTCAGGCTCCGACCTAGAGCCCACGATGTGAAAACATGTCTTAGGCGTGCATCTTTCAGAGAAGTAGACACGCACTCTAGAGATGCCTACATCTCCAAGGGTATGGAAGCCCTCCTGCTCTCGAGCGACGCCTTACGCCCCAGAAACCCCAGAAAGGCGACTTCTCAAGCCGAGCCCACGAGCCGTTCTCACACACTACAGGAGAAATTGATTGTCATCAGGATGAATAGAGACTCTAGCGTTCCTCTTGCAACTGGCGTTCCTTTTTTGCGCGCAAGTTTTGAGatgacggcggagacagagatcCGCCGGCGTACACCAGCAAGCAGCATACTTACCATTGTGTGGCAAGAGGAATCTACTCTCCAGCGGCCTTCAAATCCGCATGGAAAGCGTGTGTTGCACGGCAGCGCTTGCGGAAGCGCTCGTGGACACATTTACGCGCTGCTGGTCTATGCGCTTACCTCTTCGCATCATCAACACCATAGAAGCGCAGgcatgtgtatatgtgtagaTATATAAGTGGCTGACGCGGTTCATGTTTTCTCGGGTGGCTCGCACCCTGGTCCTGCCCCTCCTCCCTTTTTGCTTTTGTGTCTGTCGTCTTTTTGCTTGGTGGCTTCGGCTTTCCCTTGCGCTGGCGCACGCGTCGAGCaaagcgagggcgagacagCGTGTGCCTGTTTGCCGGTGCACTGCGCTACGGAGCACAATTTAAGCTCCAGAGATGGAAGTGGCCTTTCTCCTGGCTCGCTGCGCACCATGGGAGAGACCGAGCAGAAAATACTTGAAACAGGGGCTTTTGCGGTTCGCCGTCCCGAGCTggtgggcgccgcggccttgtACTTGCACTGCTCTCTACGTTTGAACCCGAACCTGCACGCGAGAGGTGTGAGGCAACAATGTGGAGAAACAGCTGTGTGAGATCAGTCCTTtcgaaaacagaaaaactTTCCAGCCACGTCCTagaggctgcgcgggctGTCGGACTTCAACCtgcgtccgctgcgtctgcaggccaGTCTCCTTGAGGCGGTAGTGGCGGGCGCCCGTCGGAGGGACTGCGCCCGAAGGCTGGTGAGCCTTTCGTGGGAATCCAAATGTCCCGCTCCACCCCCCTCGACTATCCTGGAGAGAGATCTTCTTTGTCGGGGTCCGTTTTTCTCCGTTTTTGTGCCTGTCAAGCTTCTGCGGCTAACCGCCACCGCGAAAAGGTGCGACAGCACCGCGCCTTGAAGGCGGAGAGGGCCGggctcgagccgcgcgaaaaAACGCGCCGGGAGGGTCAGCTGTCTTCGCGTCATGCGTCCTTTTCTTCcggacgagagagacaggagaccgAATTTCGCGTTCGCCCCTAAagctctctttcttcctctttccaACGCAGGAAGCGTTTTCTTTTCGTGCGACGgcgctgtctgtctgtctgtctgtcgcagaaccgtcttcttctgcggtTCAAAAACGCGCCGCGGTCTGTGGTACAAAATTATCTCTGCCGCCCCTCTCTCGGTTTCTTTCCGTGTCTTTCGCCTTTGGTTTTCGagtgtcttcttctcttccgccagcctgcagcgcgctctcgcgccttcctgcgTATTTCGAGCCGTTCCGTCTTTGGCGCCTTCTTGAGGtcgggcgcgcccgcagtcCTGTCTCGTTTGTCTTTCGTGTTTCAGttgcccttctctctcttccttgCTCAGTTTTTCGGGTGTTTCTCACGAAGTCCCCGCCTCGTCTTCAGTGTATCACGGCAGCTACGATCCTCTGCGTGAGAAGCGGGACGTAGAGCTGCCCGATCTGCGCCGCAGTGTCTCCAGTCCTGTAGGCATCCCCTTCTCGGTTAAGTTTCTGTGtggctttttttcttcgccgtGATATCCACTGTGTGGTCGCGTTTTCTTTCCCTCATCGTTCGCTTCGTCGCGCTTCCCTCGTGCCTCCGTCCTTCccctgtttttcttcttcgccgatCTGGGACCGACCTTCGCACTCTCTCCGCacgcgcagggagagacacAGCGCGTATCTTGTTGTAAAAGATCTCTGAATTCGAAAAAATGAGGAATCCGGCTCCGCAGGTGAGAAATGAGACGTACTGACTCCTTGACGGAGTTCACACCCTCTATCCTTTCACTCCctttttcgcttttcctCTCGCTTTGTGGGgatcctcctcgcgccgatCGCCCAGCGGTTTCCCTCCGAAACTCACGCGCCTGCGTTCGCGCATGCTTCATCTCCGTTGCGAGAAGACTAGTTTTGCTTCTCGCTCGACTCGCTTGGAGCGTATGCGTGCGTTTGCGTCTTGCCTCAGCAACACTGGAATGAGCCTCTGGCTCGGGTCATGGACGTCGTCCTCAACTGCACGATTCGCTTCAAGACTGCTGCTGAGGTTCGGCTCCAACTTATAAAAAAACGGATGACGAATCGCATTTTTCGCCCTCTATTCAGCAGCtagggagagagaaagataggggagggggcggagaAGGCACAGGAAGCACAGAGGGCGAAAGCCCGGCTGACTCACAGTCCCTCTATCGGCGCCAGAAGGCAGTTCGGATATACTGGTAGCCAGCTGActgtctctcggcgtcttTAGGTCTCCTTTGGCTTCGCGATGCGCacgccgtctctccgctccTCTTCACCGTTTCGCTCGTTTCTTCTGCTGCAGGCACTTGTTTGACGGCTTCCCTAGCTGTTTCCGCGCTGACATCCTGTTGCTTCATTTCTTGCGCCAgacgtctctgcgctgcgtaTGGGCTGCTGAGTTTACATGCTCTAAGCCTCTGCGATCGGCGCGTAGAGATCACCGGCAGCACCCGCGCGCTGATGGCGTGTCCGGTCTGTTGCTTCTGCAGGTCGGGAAGCGCGCCGTCTTTtactgccgcggcgaagatCTCTTCGCGTGGATGATGGAGAATCGCGATATGCTTCAGAAGAAGCACGCCGACGCGCTCGACGGGCAGGCTTTCGAAACGTCCGAggacgtcgccgccttctgcgacAAACTCATTCGCTTCGGCTTCATGTACCGCGCACAGTATAAGCCAGTAAGTTGAAACGAGGCTCCGCGGGCTGATACTTAATCCTGTCTCAAAGATGATCACTCCAAGTACGGTGCTAGTGATCAGACTAGCATCTGGGTAGTCGTTTTCCCTCGTCCAAAACtataacttcgtaatctcaagTGTTTGCAAGAGCgccataacacaatgatctttgcacagttcaaccctgtatttTAAATTGCAGTAGACGCGGAGATGCCGACAtccgcgaggcctcgctACAGAGCGCCTCACGCATACAAGGCTCAGCATATGcagcacatgcatgcatatacatatgtatatctatattcATTTGTCTGTGTCTTGGATGCTTGGGCGTAGGTCCACGATAGAGTTCCACAGctgagtttttttttttttttagtTTATTCTGTCGGTGATCAGACCAGAACTCTTCTGCTGGACATCAGGGCGCTGGTCTGACTTTTACGGAGGATATTCCTGTATATTTTTCAAACATATTCTTGTTGGTTCTCTCTCATAGGCGCTTAGATGCGTTTTCCTCCATCGCATCCTGCGCCGAGATGCTCTGCGTACGGATCCTCTAAGCCGTAAATGTAAGGCGGGTATGTAATTGTGTGCGAGTTCTCTCCCACTTTTTTCATCTTGGACAAGGGGTCATTTTCACGTGTtgcgttttctgttttttcgtgCAGATTGATGGCGTCATTGAgcaagacgaggagggccgATGTACGTTGCAcccggcggcgcctcagcGGCTGAAGGCAGTCTTTGAAGCGGACTCGCTGAACAGGGATTCCACCTGACGCGAAAACGCGTCGAGAAATGAGAAACCAATATGTGCATGCAGACTTACGCAGAAATGCTTGCAGATATCCAGATAGACACTGACAGTGAGGTGGTGAAGCATACTTGTGGGCGTGCAGATATCCGTGTGAGCAGCACAAGGGCGGGTAATTTCAGGGGTATCCTCCTGGGCTGGAAGAGGCCACTAGGCCACGCAGTTGGAGACTGCGAGCGTAGGCGAGTCTGCGCATGCTTTGAATGTGTCTAAGGCAGCTTATCGCGTGTCGAATAGAGGTAGAGAGTTCTTCTCCGTCAGCTTTGAGGCGAGCCAACCTCTGCTCGACGCTCGGCGGCTTCTCCTTCACCTGCAGGAGAGGCGCGTGCCGATCGCCAGAGTCTAGATTTTGCCTCACTGCGCAGCAAGTCTACAGAGGGCTCAGTCGCTGCTCGGTGGTTACGTGCGCCGCGAAACGCGCGTTTCGGGTCCCTGCATTTCCCCTTTTTTTCTATTTCTTTCGGGTTTTTTCCAGTCAAGCGCCCCAAATGGCCGAAGCGTCTGGGCATGACGCCGAAGCAGACTTTTGATCCTCAGGCCTTCTACGTGGTTGTCTACGAGGGCTCCAAGTCGTGGCAGCACTTTATTCTCTTTTGCATCATCGCTGCTGTTTTGGTGAGGGTtcgccgaggaagaagggactgcacgcgcctctgctgccttcaGCAGCGCATGCCTGGCTGGCTGTCTCAGCCAGCGAGTGCGCGTCCTCAGAGGCAGCATCTCCTCGCGTGGCGGGGGGTTGTGTGCCGGAGACGGGCGCACTTCCGCCTGGTGCCGTCCCTCCAGGGTGAAAACCAGCCGCATGAAGCTGCGCGTTTTGCACATTTTACGGAGTGTGGACTGCGATGCGTTTGCAGTGCGTCTGCATGTTCCCCGCCTGGCCGCTGAAGCTCAAGGTCGCCGTCTGGTATCTCTCCGTTGTGCTGCTGACGTTCATCGTAAGGAGTCGCCAGATCTTTTTTTGCGAGGCGCAGTTCGCCCTCAACCGGCGAACGTGCAGAAGCTCCCTCAGTCGAAACGCGAGGCAGTCCTGCCTGCAGGCAGCCGCTTGCTTTAACTGCATGGACAGCGAGGTCGTTAtccgcgcgccgagacgTGTCGCGCTCTGAGCGCAGCAGCTTGGAACAGAAGAGTTGTTTCCAGCCCGCGCAGCCCTGCAGGGAGCTGGTCCGCTGTCGCGCTGCTGAGGCGCGTAGCACGTTGTGTGATACCTTGACTAGGAGTGCAGCTGCCCCCGACTGTCCTCGCGCCTTCAGGCCTCTCCGCGACTTGTTGTCGTGCGCATGGAGGgatcttcgcggcggcgacgctgttTTTTCTGGTTGCATGTGTCTGTGTGCAGCTCGCCCTGGTGTTTGTTCGCCTGATTCTCTTCGTGTttttctggttcttcggcTACCAATTCTGGCTGCTGCCGAATCTCTTCAACGAAGACGCAGGCATCATCGACAGCTTCCTGCCCTGGATCGAGTGGGAGAGGAGCGGCGACGACTGGGCGATGTTCGCGGCCCGCATTTTCTGCGCGATCCTCACTGCCGGTAGGCCGCTCACCTTTGAAATGCTTGATTAAATTCACTATACAACATACAGTTAACGGGTTGACGGATGTAAAATCTAAAATCACTGCGGCTGATCAAACACTATAGCAACTGGATGGCAGCCTCTTGCGAGGGCACGCAGAGGACTCACAATGCGGAGGCGCTTTCACCACCCGCAGACGGGACAGGCGGGtagcggcgcagcgacggcagaggcTGATTGCAGCTTAGCGTCGCCCTAGATGCACCCATACGTGTGTACACATCCGCAGGCGTTTATCTATTTGCATATAcatgcagatatatatgtatatatacatatatatatgtatggatgtgtatgtatgcatgcaaaGTGCGTACGGAGCCTGGTTCGTTGCTCTCCAGTAGGCATCTTTGCCTCGGGTCGTGCGCAGGTTTGTGAGTGGAGGTGTCTGGGCGTTTGTGGTTTCGAAATTCGCGGAGCGTCAAGgatctgcgtcgcctctgtgAACTGCTTCCAGGAACGCTCTACAAACTCAgcgagacgcacacgcccGCGAGCGTGGCGAACTTTGCGAAGCAGTCTTTCCTCGACGTCCTCGACTGGGGCCACCAGCGGCTGGCTGCTCGTAAGTAACAGAACAGAGGAAAGCTTTGAAAAACACACTCCACGAATCGGGGACTGGAGTCGCATGCATCATATATGTCGACGGCAGATGGATCTGTCTATATAGAGtgatatagatatgtatttGCGTGCTTGGCTTGATCGTGTGTAGACAGAGACTGGAGATGGGGGTGGCTTTGAGCGGAGCGGTTTTCTCTCGCGAGTGTTTCCTGCAGTTTTCGTTTTGAGTTGCATTGTCGATGTGACCAGCGCCCTTTTGTTTAgactgcgacgccgccgcagcctggcgCGAGCTCTCTGTATGTTTGAGAAGTTGAAGTTCCTGCTGCCGTAGACTCGTGTTTTCACTTCTGGGCGCTGAGAGGTTTCGTGCCACGTCTGCGTGGTCGCTCCGCCTTTTTGACTTacgcagcgcctggcggctACTCGAAGTACGCGTCGATCACAGACAagcaggaaggcgacgaaggcgcaactgaaggagaagaagccaaGGAGGGCGATGGCGAAGCCAAAACAGGTCGGCCGCGGGGAAGACCCAACTTTCAAAAGATGCGTGAAGCGATAGCGAAGGCGACACTCATGCACATTCgaatatacatacatacattcatggacatatatatatatatatatatatttatgcgTGTTGGAGTGTCTGAGTGGATGATTCCTCGTTTGTGTTGTGCTTTGTCTTGATAGCAGGAGCTTCTGATTCGAGGCGTAGCCGTGTGTtgtcgcatgcatgcgtacaCATGTGTGTATGATGATGCACGGATACAAATTAAGGTGCGCGGGACTATCTGCTGCAGGcaaatacatacatgcaaatacgtatatgcacatatacatatatatttgcatgtGGCTGTACGCCTTGTTTCGTGGCGTTGGTGCGGTTGTGTTCAGTTTCCACTGAATCTCGGCGCGAGTCTCTGTGTGGGCGCTTTCTtaggagacgaagaagattATTCGTGCCTCAAGCCTTGCGGGTTCGCGTCTTTCGAGCACCTCATGCAagctcgctgcctcgtcaACTGCACGTGCCTTCGGGTGAGGAACTTGTTCATCTGGTGAATCCC contains:
- a CDS encoding putative translocation protein sec62 (encoded by transcript BESB_010900), which encodes MRNPAPQQHWNEPLARVMDVVLNCTIRFKTAAEVGKRAVFYCRGEDLFAWMMENRDMLQKKHADALDGQAFETSEDVAAFCDKLIRFGFMYRAQYKPIDGVIEQDEEGRFKRPKWPKRLGMTPKQTFDPQAFYVVVYEGSKSWQHFILFCIIAAVLCVCMFPAWPLKLKVAVWYLSVVLLTFILALVFVRLILFVFFWFFGYQFWLLPNLFNEDAGIIDSFLPWIEWERSGDDWAMFAARIFCAILTAGTLYKLSETHTPASVANFAKQSFLDVLDWGHQRLAAPPGGYSKYASITDKQEGDEGATEGEEAKEGDGEAKTGDEEDYSCLKPCGFASFEHLMQARCLVNCTCLRDLVESKCFPACPEATQVALNEAARDACDAEMNRKKKRQ